The region GTCACTGATATTAGCTTGTTGCAGCAAAGACATAATTTCTTCATCTGTTAATTCGGGATTAGCCAAACTGACATTCTCACGAATAGAACCATGGAATAGCTGTGGATCTTGCCCGAGCCAAGCAAGGTGCGATCGCCAATTGTTTTTATCCAGCAAACTTAGCTCAACGCCATTGATTTGCAGCGAACCCTTGTAGGGTAAAAAGCCCAGTAATGCATTAAGCAGACTGGTTTTACCCGCACCACTTGGACCAACGATGGCAACATGTTCACCAGCTTTTACCGTAAATGAGATTGGACCGAGCAACCTTGTGTCATCCAATGTCTGTACTTCAAGATCCGATGCAACAATGGTGACCGTCGTTAAATCGACAGCATGCAGTTTTGAAGTTTGCTCGGCAAACTTGTTATTCACTTGCTTCAACGGATTGGGATGTTCCAACAATTCAACTAAGGCTTCTGCTGCGCCAATGGCTTGGGCTTTAGCATGATAATGGGTGCCTAAATCACGTAGCGGTTGGAAAAATTCTGGTGCTAGAATCAAGATAAACAAACCAGTGAATAAGCTAATGCCAAGGCCATAATGACCAAAGTTAAGATGGTCTAAATAGCTAAAACCAAAGTAAACCGCCAATACAGCAATGGATAGTGCTGCGAAAAACTCCAATACCGCCGAGCTTAAAAATGCCATCCGTAAGACCGACATGGTTCTTTGTCTAAAGTCTTCTGATGCGGTTTCTATTTTTTTAATTTCCGCTTCGCCGCGATGAAATAACTTAAGCGTACTTAAGCCTTTTAAACGATCCATAAAGTGGCCACTTAAGCGTGATAACGCACTGAAGTTTTTACGGTTGGCATCCGCTGCGCCCATCCCCACCAGGATCATAAACATCGGAATTAACGGTGCAGTGGCAAATAAAATAACGCCAGCGGCCCAGTTAATTGGAAATACTGCCACCAGTATAATCAGTGGAATAAAGCCCGCTAACATCATCTGCGGTAAATATTTGGCGTAAAAGTCATGCAAATCTTCAACTTGCTCAAGTACGATACTCGCCCATGCCCCAGCTGGCTTACCTTTGATATAGGCAGGCCCTAAATCTGTCAGTTTATTCAGTACCGCTTCACGAATATCACTTCGAAGTCTTTTACCCGCCTCAAAGCTGAGCCTTTCTCTGGCATAGGCTAACCCTGCTCGAAGCAAAATAAGCGAAACTAATGCCACAAATTGCACACTAAAGCTGCCAATAGGCAACTCGAGCATGATCACCCCATGCAAAATAGTGGCGAGTAAATATGCTTGGATAACAATGGCCACACCATTAGTCACACCTGTAAAAATAGCAAGTTTAAGGAAAATACCGCAGGATGATTTCTGTGATTTAAGCCAGTGGGTGAGAGACTTTTCTAAAGTTTTATCCATTTCATTCCTGAAGGTGAAAGCGTAAAGAGTGGAAAATTGCCGCAGTATCGCAAGCTAAAGAGGCAGATTACAGCCGTTTGCATAGAAGTGTTAACTGATTCACACAATGCTAATAAACATTGTAGTAGATGAACTTTCATTATACGCCAATGTCATTAAGCGTATCAGATTTATAAGATTATCATTTGTTGATTTTAATCAGTGCAGAAACCACTTTTTAATCTTGCTATGTGAACAAATCTAAGCTAAAAATTGCTATAGCGTATACAGAGTTATTAGCAGTTTTTTTAACTTGTTTATTATTAACTTGCACCACGTATTTTGATATTGATTCTATTCGGAGAATTATTTCATGGATTTTGATCTTTCTGCCCTTCGCGCTCAAGCATTCAACTATTTATTTGATGCCGTTGTGGTTACTGATGCAGAGGGCATAATTAGAGATTGGAATACAGGCTCAGAATCTTTATATGGCTACAGTAAAGAAGAAGTGATTGGCCACAATGTCAATATCCTCCATGCGCCAGAAGATATCGAGTCAATAACGGCAATGGTTATTGCTGCCGTGGAAGAACACGGTAAATGGACAGGAGAAGTTCGCTTCAAACATAAAGATGGCACCATCGGCTGGGTTGAATCTATGTGCATTCCGTTATTTGATGATCAACAACAGTTTGTCGGCGCATTAGGGATTAACCGTGATATCACTGCCCGAGTTGAAGATTCACAGCGATTATTAAATATTGCTTTTTACGACCAGCTGACAAAAATTCCGAATCGTTATTTATTGATCGATCGCGTGACACAATATATTGAACGAGCGAAACGCAATTGCAGTCAATTCTGTCTGTTTTATATCGATTTAGATGACTTTAAAAAAGTGAATGACACATTAGGTCATTGCGAGGGGGATAAAGTCCTCATTGAAACAGTGAAGCGATTAAATACCGCAATCAGAGACTCTGACACGCTTGCGCGGATAGGCGGTGATGAATTTGTGCTAATCCTAGAAAACCTCAATGACAACAATGATATTTCCGCAATGGCTGATATTATTATTGCCTCATTAGATAAGCCGTTTCAATTAGGTGAACATTCTGCACTGGTTAATTGCAGCATTGGCATTGCCACTTACCCTAATTCTGGCGACAATTTTGACATGTTGATTAAGTCAGCTGATTTCGCCATGTATAAATCTAAACGACAAGGTGGAGCCACCTACCGTTTTAATTAGTCTTAACCCCTGTTCGTCAGTTCAACAATGTTGAGGTTTCCTTAATATGGCCTTAACTCTCACTTTTAACGCTTAAATGGGTTATTAGCACCAAACTTCACCAGCATATGCCACATCAATTTTAACTGCTGTAATTGCTGAGCTTGCTTGCCTCGCTCACTCCATGAAACCGGTTTTAATGTCAGTGCTGCGGCTGCTTGACCAATAATTCGCGCATTTATCACCCCCTCTTCAGCAATCGCCTTGGCAACCTCAGGCATACTTGCGCCTCTGAAGTCTTTCGCAACATTATCAACATGGAGTTGATAACCCTTGTGCCACAGCAATTCAATGTCGTATTCAGCACATAGCTCATGTAGACAATCACTTGTATCAGTGTCTTTAAAGCTGGGATCAGCCACAAGGTAGCCAATGTCTCGATCTAAAGAGACATCACCATGGATTTGCGCTTCAATATAATGATCAAGATTACATAAAGGCAGGCGATCAAAACGAGGCTTAACCCCTAAAGGCAGCTGTTGTCGCATATGCGAAATAACACCAGCAGGTTTGATGTTAGCCACACCTAGTGCATATTGGCGTTCAAATGCTTCACTCAATAACGCAGCGAGTATTACTTCAAAATACTGCAAAGTGCCCTTTTCTTTTGGCAGTCGATAGGAGTCTAGGTAACTAAAAGTACACCGAGATAACACTTGGGATGTGGTCATGAAATAGCAACTACCAAAACGTGGTGCAGGCCCTAATGAGCATAATCCGAGATCGAGAGCACCATATTTGGGACGTTGTTTAATGCCAGAATATCGATGACCAAACAACTGGTTTTCCCAATGGTCTCTCGGTCCACCTAACTCTGGCGAGAGCTGCCCATTGGAAATATGGGTTTCAAACTGGCTTTTATAGAAACCATCTTTTAATAAGCCTGCCGCCACGGTAACGCCACGACTATCAATGCGATCAGGGTGAAAGTGCAATGCCACTTGCCCAAAACTATTTAGCGCCTGCATGGCTTGTTGCACTTCAGAGGTGGGAATGTCTGACATAAGTAAAACATTTTTAATCACTGAGTTTGCTTGCTCTCTCAGGCAAGCCACTGTTTTTTCGATATGGGTTTGC is a window of Shewanella donghaensis DNA encoding:
- the cydD gene encoding heme ABC transporter permease/ATP-binding protein CydD, coding for MDKTLEKSLTHWLKSQKSSCGIFLKLAIFTGVTNGVAIVIQAYLLATILHGVIMLELPIGSFSVQFVALVSLILLRAGLAYARERLSFEAGKRLRSDIREAVLNKLTDLGPAYIKGKPAGAWASIVLEQVEDLHDFYAKYLPQMMLAGFIPLIILVAVFPINWAAGVILFATAPLIPMFMILVGMGAADANRKNFSALSRLSGHFMDRLKGLSTLKLFHRGEAEIKKIETASEDFRQRTMSVLRMAFLSSAVLEFFAALSIAVLAVYFGFSYLDHLNFGHYGLGISLFTGLFILILAPEFFQPLRDLGTHYHAKAQAIGAAEALVELLEHPNPLKQVNNKFAEQTSKLHAVDLTTVTIVASDLEVQTLDDTRLLGPISFTVKAGEHVAIVGPSGAGKTSLLNALLGFLPYKGSLQINGVELSLLDKNNWRSHLAWLGQDPQLFHGSIRENVSLANPELTDEEIMSLLQQANISDFVEAHPQGLDAIISDQSASISVGQAQRIALARAISQPASLFLLDEPTASLDSKSEQLVSAALNEAKQQQTSLMITHRLDQLQHMDTILVIEDGQIVQQGDYASLSQQQGLFKSMQQQDDGLSLFLEDESDANHSLDNKAALEHKTNDSSVKEDK
- a CDS encoding diguanylate cyclase domain-containing protein; this encodes MDFDLSALRAQAFNYLFDAVVVTDAEGIIRDWNTGSESLYGYSKEEVIGHNVNILHAPEDIESITAMVIAAVEEHGKWTGEVRFKHKDGTIGWVESMCIPLFDDQQQFVGALGINRDITARVEDSQRLLNIAFYDQLTKIPNRYLLIDRVTQYIERAKRNCSQFCLFYIDLDDFKKVNDTLGHCEGDKVLIETVKRLNTAIRDSDTLARIGGDEFVLILENLNDNNDISAMADIIIASLDKPFQLGEHSALVNCSIGIATYPNSGDNFDMLIKSADFAMYKSKRQGGATYRFN
- a CDS encoding DUF3626 domain-containing protein — encoded protein: MKPQFAAQTHIEKTVACLREQANSVIKNVLLMSDIPTSEVQQAMQALNSFGQVALHFHPDRIDSRGVTVAAGLLKDGFYKSQFETHISNGQLSPELGGPRDHWENQLFGHRYSGIKQRPKYGALDLGLCSLGPAPRFGSCYFMTTSQVLSRCTFSYLDSYRLPKEKGTLQYFEVILAALLSEAFERQYALGVANIKPAGVISHMRQQLPLGVKPRFDRLPLCNLDHYIEAQIHGDVSLDRDIGYLVADPSFKDTDTSDCLHELCAEYDIELLWHKGYQLHVDNVAKDFRGASMPEVAKAIAEEGVINARIIGQAAAALTLKPVSWSERGKQAQQLQQLKLMWHMLVKFGANNPFKR